In Candidatus Nomurabacteria bacterium, a genomic segment contains:
- a CDS encoding cyclic nucleotide-binding domain-containing protein translates to MPELSILKPIPVFQGLSDEALGKIAAITQMREAKRGTLLFENGDKRKEFIIVLSGQVHIYRTFKDEVQTLALLGAHTFLVESALINPDVEHHHLAEVTEDAQLLVISGKDFQKFRQQEPAIANVLFGNIMGNLTDRLHHANNKLVTVYATGKIATSYSNLDNLIEALLQTITETIRAKKALFAWYRPMENRIVIEKAIGYEKNQDIESLKLSLRDDPILGEIHRTQRDIFITHEVFKAKPNLETAYSSASMLGVKVRTGGEVVGAILLGDKEGKRDFNYNNQILLHIIVRQIALAIREAEHQQNLEGNEELHRVYIPPL, encoded by the coding sequence ATGCCTGAGCTCTCTATTCTCAAACCTATCCCCGTTTTCCAGGGACTTAGTGATGAAGCCCTAGGAAAAATCGCGGCCATCACGCAAATGCGAGAAGCAAAGCGTGGGACACTCTTGTTTGAGAACGGTGATAAGCGTAAAGAATTCATTATCGTGCTTTCTGGGCAGGTGCATATTTACCGCACCTTTAAAGATGAGGTACAAACCTTGGCCTTACTTGGCGCACACACCTTTTTAGTAGAGAGCGCCCTGATCAATCCTGATGTAGAGCACCACCACCTGGCTGAGGTAACCGAGGACGCGCAGCTGCTCGTGATTTCTGGTAAGGATTTCCAAAAGTTCAGGCAACAGGAACCCGCCATCGCCAATGTGCTCTTTGGCAATATCATGGGCAACCTGACTGATCGCTTGCATCACGCGAATAATAAACTTGTCACCGTGTATGCGACAGGTAAAATTGCTACCAGCTACTCCAATCTTGATAATCTGATTGAAGCTCTATTGCAAACTATCACTGAAACGATTCGTGCGAAAAAAGCCCTCTTTGCTTGGTATCGCCCAATGGAAAATCGCATCGTGATAGAAAAAGCGATCGGCTATGAGAAAAATCAGGATATCGAATCTCTAAAACTCTCCTTGCGCGATGATCCGATTCTCGGTGAAATTCACCGCACCCAGCGCGACATCTTTATCACACATGAGGTTTTTAAAGCCAAGCCAAACCTAGAAACAGCCTATAGCTCCGCTTCTATGCTGGGAGTGAAAGTCCGCACTGGTGGCGAGGTTGTTGGTGCTATCCTGCTGGGTGATAAAGAAGGCAAGCGCGACTTCAACTACAATAACCAGATCCTCCTCCACATCATTGTCCGACAAATTGCCCTGGCGATTCGGGAAGCTGAGCATCAGCAAAATCTCGAGGGCAACGAAGAGCTGCACCGGGTGTATATACCACCACTATAA
- a CDS encoding type IV pilus twitching motility protein PilT, which translates to MPSLSIDEIFLYAVKHKASDIHLIANLPPIVRIDGVLQRVPDKPVLTPEQVKTLCFSILNESQRKIYESKRELDISYEIKDVSRFRVNMLWEKTYPGLVSRVISTNIPAMEELLMPPVVYDLLDLNQGLILVTGPTGCGKSTSLAAMIELLNSKRNANIITLEDPIEFLYTPKKSVIRQRQLGSDMLSFGEGLKHVLRQDPNIILVGEMRDLETIASTITLAETGHLVFATLHTLNAAQSIDRIIDVFPPYQQAQVRLQLSLFLRGIISQLLLPKNGGGRVAAREVLINTPAIANLIRENKVHQIKTAIQTSSEEGMMTMDQSLKQMYQNELISREVAVAHMANPEFLD; encoded by the coding sequence ATGCCTAGCCTATCCATCGACGAAATTTTTCTCTACGCAGTCAAACACAAAGCCTCTGACATTCACTTAATCGCCAACCTCCCGCCCATCGTCCGTATTGATGGAGTTTTGCAGCGTGTGCCTGATAAGCCAGTTCTGACGCCTGAGCAAGTGAAAACCTTGTGCTTCAGCATATTAAATGAGAGCCAGCGCAAGATATACGAAAGCAAACGCGAGCTGGATATTTCCTATGAGATAAAAGATGTTTCACGTTTCCGTGTAAACATGCTTTGGGAAAAAACTTACCCGGGTCTCGTGTCTCGTGTTATTTCAACCAACATACCAGCTATGGAGGAGCTCCTCATGCCTCCGGTGGTTTATGATTTACTTGACCTTAATCAAGGCTTAATCCTCGTTACCGGTCCAACTGGTTGTGGTAAGTCCACTTCCCTGGCCGCTATGATAGAGCTGCTCAACTCTAAGCGAAACGCGAACATTATTACACTGGAAGATCCGATTGAGTTCCTGTACACACCGAAGAAGAGTGTCATCCGACAACGTCAGCTTGGCTCTGACATGTTGAGCTTTGGTGAAGGTTTGAAGCACGTCCTCCGTCAGGATCCGAACATCATTCTGGTTGGAGAAATGCGCGACTTAGAAACTATCGCCTCTACCATTACCTTAGCCGAAACCGGTCACTTGGTTTTTGCCACGCTGCACACCTTAAATGCAGCCCAATCGATCGATCGTATTATTGACGTCTTCCCGCCGTATCAGCAGGCGCAGGTACGTTTGCAGCTCTCGCTTTTCTTGCGCGGGATTATTTCCCAGCTGCTTTTGCCGAAAAACGGCGGCGGTCGTGTGGCTGCTCGTGAAGTGCTCATCAACACTCCGGCTATTGCTAACCTGATCCGAGAAAATAAGGTACACCAGATTAAGACAGCGATTCAGACCAGCTCAGAGGAGGGCATGATGACCATGGATCAATCGCTCAAACAAATGTATCAAAACGAATTAATCTCCCGGGAAGTCGCGGTGGCACACATGGCCAACCCTGAATTCCTCGATTAA
- a CDS encoding VCBS repeat-containing protein, translating to MRFHLASRILIGALLVLTGALFSHTVFAAYGDVTSFTSKVYAGDGGQAANAWLDFPEDINFDADGNLYVADTENFVIRKIDTNGVISTYAGSGHYGFYNAPGNAAQFASPKGLAIDSSGNIYVADTDNNMIRKIDRYRGISTVLSDNLNAPEGITVYGSYLYIADTGNNAVKKLNLGNGRVDILSSDVSHPRKLVVNTDGSLVYVTDSGNNRVVSVNTSTGLTSLIAGSSEGYREGVGSAAKFSNLAGIAFDGTYIYVGDGSGHDNRIRKIHIGTRQTSLVADDPRLQVFSTPFGIRIRNGKIYGASTGNSTIQSFTASNGEHYARIAGIDRFGYRNGSITEALFGRPNDVVMNAARTKMYVAENNKIREINLETSQVRLVAGNSIDDYVGEGQSGSAARFSTITAMAINSDGDTLYVVDHWNNRIRAVDVATGTTSLIAGGGEYNTSGSGNGYAEGSGESARFDNPFGIAISPDDTTLYITDVANRRIRKVVISTGATSLVAGSGANTSSDGSGAAASFMYPAGITIDTAGENLYVADRDAHTLRKIRLSDAMVTTIVGTAGRQGYRDGIGANAVLSYPLYVKWGSDNRLYFSEAGSLRLRLVEVSDMLTKLVAGSGNRGYHDSTRTDAKFNNIAGFAVDIPSHTLFAADNRNDLIRRISIAGSPPYSDPQPVVQGVRPSPIKDQTDASAVAYLDVLGANFLHGAETKFGDFRTTTYVKSDSQLTVVIPIGLMEPGHYDVSVTNLDGQVDILTNGFGLSDANGNVPERFFPILEQGGFYAYAPNFPGGVNLSSGDVNNDGRDEIITAPASLGGPHVRYFTKDGSVVGQLFAYAPSYRGGVSVASCDIDGDGKDDIVTGTDGAKAPHVRILRADGSLINQFFAYPQAFRIGVTVACGDVTGDGNPEIVVSPQARGGPHVRVFTPNGQLVSQFFAYPAHFRLGLDLALGDTDGDGTKEIIVAPLTNGGPHVRRFNAQGQLLGQFFAYGANLRTGITIEAGDTDGDGRDEIVTGTENGAAPHIRIFDGNGSVEGQFYGFASRLRNGVHIGVGDYDGDGVADIAASLARGLSTVHVYDSNGNDL from the coding sequence ATGCGATTTCATTTAGCTTCACGCATCCTCATCGGAGCGCTTCTCGTGCTTACTGGAGCGCTATTTTCGCATACCGTGTTTGCTGCATATGGTGATGTGACGAGTTTTACCAGCAAAGTGTATGCAGGAGATGGCGGACAAGCAGCTAATGCATGGTTAGATTTTCCGGAAGATATTAATTTTGATGCTGATGGCAACCTTTACGTTGCTGATACAGAGAATTTTGTTATTCGAAAAATAGACACGAACGGCGTGATCAGCACCTACGCCGGATCTGGCCATTATGGTTTTTACAATGCGCCTGGGAATGCTGCTCAATTTGCTTCGCCAAAAGGACTTGCCATTGATAGCTCAGGGAATATCTACGTGGCGGACACGGATAACAACATGATTCGCAAGATTGATCGTTATCGTGGCATCTCCACTGTGTTATCAGACAATTTGAACGCTCCCGAAGGTATCACAGTATATGGTAGCTATCTCTACATTGCCGATACTGGGAATAACGCAGTAAAAAAACTCAATCTTGGTAACGGACGAGTTGATATTCTTAGTTCTGATGTTTCTCATCCACGTAAGTTAGTAGTAAATACTGATGGGAGCTTAGTCTATGTCACTGACTCGGGAAATAATCGAGTAGTTTCAGTGAATACCAGCACCGGATTAACCTCATTGATTGCTGGAAGCTCAGAAGGGTATCGAGAGGGTGTGGGAAGTGCGGCAAAGTTTTCTAATCTCGCAGGAATTGCCTTTGACGGCACCTATATATATGTGGGCGATGGATCAGGGCATGATAATCGCATTCGCAAAATCCACATTGGCACGAGACAGACAAGCTTGGTGGCTGATGATCCTCGTTTGCAAGTATTTAGCACTCCTTTTGGCATCCGGATTCGAAACGGGAAAATCTACGGCGCCAGCACCGGAAATAGCACCATCCAATCCTTTACTGCTTCAAACGGCGAACACTATGCGCGCATCGCCGGAATTGATCGCTTTGGTTATCGTAACGGGTCAATCACTGAAGCGCTTTTTGGTCGACCAAATGATGTGGTTATGAACGCGGCTCGGACAAAAATGTATGTAGCTGAGAATAATAAGATTCGTGAAATTAACCTCGAAACCAGTCAGGTTCGATTAGTAGCGGGTAACTCGATTGATGATTACGTAGGCGAGGGACAAAGCGGATCCGCAGCTCGCTTCAGCACTATTACTGCCATGGCAATCAATAGTGATGGAGATACGCTCTATGTGGTTGATCACTGGAATAATCGCATTCGCGCAGTCGACGTTGCCACGGGCACTACGTCTTTAATTGCTGGAGGAGGAGAGTACAATACGAGTGGCTCAGGCAATGGTTATGCAGAGGGAAGTGGAGAAAGTGCTCGTTTTGATAATCCTTTTGGTATTGCTATTTCGCCTGACGATACCACCTTATATATCACTGATGTAGCAAATCGTCGTATTCGTAAAGTGGTTATTTCGACTGGCGCCACCTCTCTTGTTGCTGGCTCAGGTGCAAATACTTCAAGTGATGGCTCAGGTGCTGCCGCGTCATTTATGTATCCGGCTGGCATTACTATCGATACCGCAGGTGAAAATCTCTATGTAGCAGATCGCGATGCGCATACTTTGCGTAAGATTCGCTTGTCCGATGCTATGGTCACCACGATCGTTGGTACGGCCGGTCGACAAGGTTATCGTGATGGCATTGGTGCAAATGCTGTCCTTTCTTATCCGCTGTATGTGAAGTGGGGCAGTGATAATCGCCTTTATTTCTCCGAAGCAGGATCGCTTCGACTTCGCTTAGTAGAAGTGAGTGACATGTTAACTAAATTGGTAGCTGGTAGCGGAAATCGTGGCTATCACGATAGCACACGGACTGATGCAAAATTCAATAATATCGCTGGATTTGCTGTTGATATTCCTTCACATACGCTTTTTGCTGCTGATAATCGTAATGATTTAATTCGACGTATTAGTATTGCCGGTTCGCCGCCTTACTCTGATCCACAACCAGTTGTACAAGGTGTGCGACCAAGTCCGATAAAAGATCAAACAGATGCGTCAGCCGTAGCCTATCTCGATGTTTTGGGCGCGAACTTCCTGCATGGCGCCGAAACAAAGTTTGGTGATTTTCGCACTACTACCTATGTAAAGAGTGATTCGCAGCTTACCGTAGTTATCCCGATCGGTTTGATGGAGCCGGGACACTACGATGTCTCAGTGACAAATCTTGATGGCCAGGTTGATATCCTTACCAATGGCTTTGGTCTCTCTGATGCGAATGGAAATGTGCCGGAGCGCTTCTTCCCCATTTTGGAGCAAGGTGGCTTCTATGCCTATGCGCCAAACTTCCCAGGAGGAGTAAATCTGAGTTCCGGCGATGTGAATAATGACGGTCGTGATGAAATAATTACCGCCCCGGCATCTCTCGGTGGACCACATGTTCGTTACTTTACCAAAGATGGCTCTGTGGTCGGTCAGCTCTTTGCCTATGCGCCGAGTTATCGCGGGGGAGTGAGTGTTGCCTCTTGCGACATTGATGGTGATGGTAAGGACGACATCGTGACGGGTACGGATGGAGCGAAGGCGCCGCATGTACGTATCTTGCGAGCCGACGGTTCATTAATTAACCAATTCTTTGCCTACCCGCAGGCTTTCCGGATCGGTGTGACAGTAGCCTGTGGTGATGTGACTGGTGACGGTAATCCGGAAATTGTAGTGAGTCCGCAAGCACGCGGTGGTCCACACGTCCGCGTCTTTACTCCAAATGGCCAATTAGTTTCTCAATTCTTTGCCTACCCGGCACATTTTCGCTTAGGTCTCGACTTAGCTCTCGGCGACACTGACGGGGACGGTACAAAAGAAATTATTGTCGCACCGTTGACCAATGGCGGTCCACATGTTCGCCGTTTTAATGCGCAGGGTCAACTCCTCGGTCAATTCTTTGCCTACGGTGCAAATCTGAGAACTGGAATCACTATTGAAGCTGGCGATACCGATGGTGATGGTCGGGATGAAATTGTGACTGGCACTGAGAATGGCGCAGCGCCTCACATTCGTATCTTTGATGGTAATGGATCTGTTGAAGGACAGTTCTATGGATTTGCTTCGCGCCTCCGCAATGGTGTACACATTGGGGTAGGTGATTACGACGGTGATGGTGTTGCCGATATTGCCGCAAGCTTGGCGCGTGGTCTTTCCACAGTGCATGTCTACGATAGCAACGGCAACGATTTGTAA